A genome region from Hevea brasiliensis isolate MT/VB/25A 57/8 chromosome 9, ASM3005281v1, whole genome shotgun sequence includes the following:
- the LOC110633213 gene encoding GDSL esterase/lipase At4g10955-like yields MEEGNIGEEESITSEKEIFSLSGPVHLASVDWNNFHHRTSIAASLVEGVYILEHDRQRNRQGPQSLAPPWWEFFHFQLNHLLIDVDGSIFGAVYEFKYFAYHSAQNAPRFVVAFRGTIIKRGSILRDFELDLLCLCNELHRSSRFQLAGQALQNIVALAGPTNVWLAGHSLGSAIALLGGKKMATMGIPIESYLFNPPLLSSPIEIIKNQKLKHGIHFTSSMVKAGLAVALKGNHQRSQQEDPFVALSTWLPYLFVNPADPICSKYIGYFVQKNGMEGTGTGKFERLLAAGSKLLGAPGRDSEPSHLIPSACLTINLSESPSFKQAHGIHQWWNPNLKFQSELHKFS; encoded by the exons ATGGAAGAAGGTAATATAGGAGAGGAGGAGTCAATTACCTCCGAGAAAGAAATTTTCAGTCTTTCGGGGCCTGTGCATCTCGCTTCTGTCGACTG GAATAATTTTCATCATCGAACATCCATTGCTGCAAGCTTGGTTGAGGGAGTATACATTCTGGAACATGACCGTCAACGGAATCGCCAAGGCCCTCAATCTCTTGCTCCGCCTTGGTGGGAATTCTTCCATTTTCAATTGAATCATCTTCTTATAGATGTTGATGGCTCCATCTTTGGTGCCGTATATGAATTCAAGTACTTTGCTTATCATTCAGCCCAAAATGCCCCAAGATTTGTTGTTGCCTTTCGGGGCACGATCATAAAGCGAGGGTCTATTTTACGGGATTTTGAGCTGGATCTCCTTTGCCTATGCAACGAACTTCATCGAAGCTCCCGCTTCCAGCTTGCAGGGCAAGCTCTCCAGAATATCGTTGCTTTAGCTGGACCTACAAATGTTTGGTTAGCTGGACATtctttggggtcggctattgcgtTACTCGGAGGAAAGAAAATGGCCACGATGGGTATTCCTATTGAAAGTTACTTGTTCAATCCACCACTCCTCTCTTCCCCAATAGAAATAATCAAGAATCAAAAGCTGAAGCATGGAATCCACTTCACAAGCAGCATGGTAAAAGCAGGACTTGCTGTTGCTCTAAAGGGTAACCACCAGCGGTCTCAGCAAGAAGATCCATTTGTTGCATTATCTACCTGGCTTCCTTACTTGTTTGTAAATCCAGCTGATCCTATTTGCTCAAAGTATATTGGGTATTTTGTGCAAAAGAACGGGATGGAGGGGACTGGAACTGGAAAATTTGAGAGACTATTGGCTGCTGGGAGTAAGCTTTTAGGTGCACCAGGGAGGGATTCAGAACCATCGCATCTAATTCCTTCAGCATGTCTGACTATTAATCTTAGTGAATCTCCAAGTTTTAAACAAGCTCATGGAATTCACCAGTGGTGGAAtcctaatttaaaatttcaaagcgAACTGCACAAGTTCAGCTAA